Genomic segment of Eupeodes corollae chromosome 2, idEupCoro1.1, whole genome shotgun sequence:
tactaCCTACtcatgtaaattattttaagcatgacatatttccaaagttacTTACcccttaaattaataattttataattattctgCCTGCCAACCAAAAATGCACTCTTCGTTTTTTTCCGACACTACCGAGACCGACCGACCGCGagacacaaattaaaattaaatttaaacaattttacacaaaatcTCTTTATAAACCCGaggatatattttatttattaacgaaTCACCCCATTACACTCTTATTACTTTAATTCACTTTTTactacaaaatgaaaatagacGAGGAGACacgattcaaatttttaaattcaaccgCCAATTTACATTACCCAATTGAATCAACCAATCAGCACCCCGGAGCTTGTcatgtatgaaaaaaaattaattgatttcttattcacattttacaaaataaaacacttattttcgaaataaacTGATAATTTGTTAATATATATGTACTTCAACTTTAACAATTGCTTAACactttttatgaatttgtaGCCACCacactttgaaaataaatgtttaaacaattttttgttatttttaactcGATTCGAGACGATCGCGAACACGTTAGGACAAGAATTTCTTAAACTGACAGCGCCATTGTGATTTCCAAGAGCAAAGATAAAAACTTGCAAATAGATGCGTTCATGGTTTCTACTTTTTTATGGTGAACTAATACTCCGCTTACAAGCGTGgattgaaaaatcgaattgaaattgattttagatttaCATCCAAGCGCATGGCTACGTTGGTTGGAtcgtaaaattaatttaaatgtgggATCAAATGGAAtcgtaattatataaaatattaaataggataataaaaatataacatgcAGCAAAAATAAACCATGATATTTGAAAATCATGAGTAAAAAGGAGTCTAAACTGGGATaaaatgataacattttttCAGTTAATTGTTAAATGAGAAGCTTCGAAAAGTATGCAAACTAATTAATGAGGTTTTCTAtgtgtaaaataaatcaatttgtttttgatctagatctgtcaaaacagaaatttaactttattttgctttcaatataacaaaataaattgaataattcttttttttttgtttaacatcaAATGTGCAGATCTGGTATATTGCTTAAATGTTTTTAGGTTCTCGTGATGGGTTAAGAAAgtagtcagttgaattattcttacaaatttttaaattacccacaatattttttgtataattatagAAGTAGTTTggtttgaatagatttttagtcgaaaacaaatttttaccaattttagtagaatttctaaaatttttacaaattggatgaatgaaattaatttgagagatataaagaattgaattgtttaccaaatttgcgtacttgtagaatttatttttatatgaaagaaCGGACAggtggatttttataaaaaaaaactacaaatatcgaaatcaatattttctgtgaaataaaaaaaagtttaaagacaaaattttcaatttttgaaaagctatgtGAGTCGATAGTAAATTCTTTCAaagctttagtattgtttttttgttaggtttttattttttgtacaaaaaaaaccgtcaattaaattgttctcaaaattttactgaatgttaacaacaatattatttaaaatattaaagtagtttaaagataATATCTCACCGTTTCAAAAAGACATtttagccgaaaatcaatttataacaacttttattaatttatttttgtttagctctttattttttgtaaaaaaaaaactaactttcatttttctcaaaaaatttccgaatgttaaaaacaatatttctcataagcttaaataagttggaagccatattctcaaatttttgaaaagatagttgagtcgaaattcaattttttactaattttgagtaatttttttaggttttcagttttttgttaaaaaaaactttcaattcgatttttctcaaaagtttactgaatgtcgaaaacagtatttttaaaaagataaaagaagtttaaagataatatctcagagctttgaaaagatatttgtgtcgaaaataacttgttaccaattttgtgtaatttttttttgtaggtttttatttttataaaaaaaactgaccattttttctcaaaattttaccagatgttaaaaacgttatttttcgttgcacaaaatcattttggagatgaaatcatcgaggtgatttataaaaaaatctttaatttgattattttcaaaaattatacttgtttggtaccactttacaatatattatataaaatttaattcaagccttttgttctaaaatttttttattttgactctaaggaccttgagacgtcgagaaatgccacaattttcaatttgacaaatcggactcattgcaattacttcctatgggaagttaaaaaagaaattatttgaaaatttgacagatCTATGGACATGGACAGCTCTTAAGCGCGTCCACAAGGTTGCACTAATACAGAGACAAAAATAATCCAACTGTAATTCATACGCcacgaaaaaaatcaatttttgacttaaatctgAATTTACCCGACGGATTCTTAAAATAGTAAAGTatcaaaaattggtacaacaactgaaagaagatctgtcagaaaataataaaaaaaaacacaaatacaagaaagttttgtgaaaatctaGAGTtaacttaaactaataaaatggacaattttcaagaagaatttttaaggaaatatctggaaattgagattttataaaaaaagttcatttaacaatattgcttcaaggagggagtttgttcgtagactactgcattaacatgtggtgttaaagcgagcttgaagctcgcctcaattctatATGTAcatgaatcgagttgaaatcaGCTCGAgaagtcgagtcaaaatttcgGAAGAAAAACTTGTGTGGAGGAGTTGCTTTTACAGATAATGAATTATGGTCTATTTATTTGCACGTTCGTGttcaaaaaatgtagttttgatttattaaaattaaaaaaaattgtacatggagtaggtagcatattcttatatggtgctgaactattcagtttttcattgtttaacacgaatcaaaccaTGTCACTAGCACTTaacatcaaaacaccatttgcattttaaaaagtgctgtcaaacttaatcatttttaaatctgcggtggaaacaccaaaaagatttatttaatctaaactgagataaacctttggtggaaacatagcaaaacttaattatcttttgcATTGTTTTCTCTTGGAAAGTAAgtccagttagtccattttcattaatctaatctaaataatatcaacagtaacagattgattttgttCCCAATGGAAAGCACATAATCCCTTATGCACAACtaatcaacgaacacagccatcgagatacaaatgcaatatcaatcgcaccaacatttgaaaacgaaatcacataagatccattcgagactcgtataaatgtcaaaaacccatccattttttttaaaacggcCAAACGTAACtattaactgaaaaaaaatttgtatcactCGATAATATCTTAAGAATATAAGTATGCAAAAGGAaatgttttttgacatcttttttttgaaaaattgaaatgacagtttgtttcttaaaaaataaaaattaaaaacaaacaatattttcttcaaaatacgtaaaaaacgattttcaactcaattatCTTGAGAACATATAAATACTCCAAAATTAGTTTCTACAatatattgacagtttttttgaaaccaaaataaatcctacgaaaaatgaaaaacttaattacTTTGACATCTCGTCTAAGAACAACTTAACCcaaatttattgatttgaagTTCCATAAATGTCAATTTGGGCTATCGCACTCAGTATCCCaatctcatttttgtttttattttaaaacaattatttgtttcttcttttaacgatcgatttttaaaatgttttgaataaaatacaagTATTAAAAAAGCTGTTTCAGGTGATACATTTTCGTTACTTaaattaagtaattattttttttataagtgacGTTTCACTGTCATAACCCAggatacaaaaattatgatgAACTCTATCCAGCCCAGAATATGACACAGATTTagattttggttaaatttatttgaaatctttttctttttaatattatcatatttttgaaactttattttttagtacaattttttcatattaatacatcaagaaatataaaatattgaaatcgaatACTGTGGAACCAGTAAATTTTTGTTACCAATGTTTTTGAAACGAaagttaagtatttaaaaattaatttacaacaaTCTCTAAACgaatatttaacattaaaagtAGGAAAACGCTTATatagaaaacatattttgtacatttcttattttgctcatttttaaaaaaatatcactaaTTTACGCTGAAAAGTTTATAGttttgtcacttcgaaaataTTAATTCTATGCgagttttaaatcttttttttatctttcaatttgtctttttaaataattctcaaacgaatttgaaaacttaaaacgaTAGCTCGAAAGCATCGAAATTGGTTTTGGAAATATTTCAAGATTAGGTTTTTTTTCTCCTATTGGCTTCATCTGCACATATAGATGAGATTACGTCCCTCACAAAATCTCTGCCAACCTTACACTTTTCCATAACATGGCTGATGATGTCTTCAATGATGCTCGGATTCAAGGGATTATCCCCATCTAAGGTTTGTGTAGCAAGTGTGtagttattaaaataatgtccTATTAAAATTCTAGTACTGTTGTTATAGTGCTTCCATGAAATTGTCTCGTAGAAACTTTTCGATATAAAGGTCCCATTCGATCCTATGACCAAATGATCATTGACATACGATTCAGGATCCGGGTGAAAATAGCTTGGAAAAGACTTCAATTCAGTTTCTTTGATATCAGAAATTATTCTCTTCATTTTACTTAGACTttcgttgattttaaatttctgacgAAATTTTTTCTCTTTGGCCTTTGATTTTTCTGATGAAATCAGCCTTTTGTGATCTTTTGTTATTCCTTCTACGAGAGATCTTATTTTTGTGATATACTGCTGACCAGGTCCTGGCTCCAACGCAATCTGCTGGCGATTGTGGGAATTCAAACACAAGTCATTTCCTACGGAAGGGTTCTGTCTAACAAAAAGCGGATTCACCCGCGATCCTGAAAGAGGTATAAGTTTCTTAGAATCTCTCAATTGAACGTCTTCAGGAATGAGTCTTAAATCTTGATGTTGACTGTTCTCAAATGTAAATCTGTCTTGCTTGGTATTTGATGAACTTGGTTTGACTTCAGACGGCTTATGTCTCTTTGATTCAACACAAGCTTCAATATCAGCATCTGCTACCCGTTTTGACACTTGTCTAGGCTGGTATTGAAAACTTTGCGAAGAAACTGGAGAAATCCTGGGTCTCAGTGCAACAGGTGGTATTGGATACATAATTTTTGGCGCGGCAGCTGCGGCGTGAGAAAAGTTCATGTTATTTAGACTATTAATCGGAGCAGTGTAATAGGGTTTAAATGGGACCGGTTGAAAATTGTATCCGACATGCGGAGGATGGGGATATTGCAAGCCTTGCATAAACGCAATTGTATGGAGATTTTGTCGCtgataaatttgatttatttcttcaGCTGAAGCTGTCGGAATCGTTGGTGGCAGATAGTAAGGAAGAGCCATTCTCTCTCGTTTTACTGATTGACCTTAAAGaaatagaaagaaataaaatttggaaTAAACTTGATTAATAAATTACAAACTAGAAGCCGACAGAAATCGCTGATAAATAGATTTCTTTGAAAGTCGCCACTTTAGATTAATTCAGGAAGCTAAAagacaaaaacatatttctaacaaaataacaaaacatgtTACAACTTAATAATTGTTATATAAAACTTCGTCATCCAAGGAACCAAAACGTCTTAACAGATGAACCATGACCAAGTAGCCGATGATGATCGAAGGATGAAAAACTACATTCTTattcccatcatcatcatcccaaTCCCCCAATGATGTATGGTgaggaataatattttattatcataATATATGTTACGTGTCCAGAGATCGCAAAGTACCACCATCAACGGAATACTGAATACGGAATACGGAACCATCCTACAACCAGGAACAGAAGCCGTTGCATCAGGTATCAGGTcgaattcttaaacaaaaattgcaaacaacaacaactactattgttttgttttgttctgtgCCACCACCTCACTTTACTTCAGCTTCATCGTCAGCCTTAACGTCAGCAAAGTCAAGCTATAAAATAGGTACCGTATGTACAACATGTGTGCCCGTATTTTTAAAACACGAAGGAATTTCAAACTAGCATTTTATGCCCGTATATCCCAAAACAAGATATAAGCTGATATTATTCTATTCGATGCCTCCTACATCACTGCTTCATAACATCACAGCCGGGGCAGCGCGTTCTTGTGGCTTTTATGTTATATTTCGATTCTAGTATCTATCAGGTCGATATCAGGGAATTTCATCGAACCGTGTCTGTGAATCTTTAAAAAGGAACACGATGCTGTTCTGGTTTCGCGCACTTACATTGAATTATGCATTGCAGATTATTATTGTGGCCAGGCCAGCGATGGATGGCGATGATAAAACATGTAAAAGTTATGATGTAGATGAcgatgttttgaatttaagttttattttaaagtttaagataatatttaaatgttatagAAATACTGTTGAAAATTAGggttttttgaaatgtcaaaaagctgagaagaagaaatgtcaaaatcttccGGAATATCAAATTCCTCAGAATTGGGACCTGTCAAAAGTTGAGTTTCAATTTCTTCTTCAAACGAGATATTTTTATCTCATAGAAAAAGTCTTAAACGTTTTTTAAGGGATATTTCGAAA
This window contains:
- the LOC129946651 gene encoding uncharacterized protein LOC129946651 — its product is MALPYYLPPTIPTASAEEINQIYQRQNLHTIAFMQGLQYPHPPHVGYNFQPVPFKPYYTAPINSLNNMNFSHAAAAAPKIMYPIPPVALRPRISPVSSQSFQYQPRQVSKRVADADIEACVESKRHKPSEVKPSSSNTKQDRFTFENSQHQDLRLIPEDVQLRDSKKLIPLSGSRVNPLFVRQNPSVGNDLCLNSHNRQQIALEPGPGQQYITKIRSLVEGITKDHKRLISSEKSKAKEKKFRQKFKINESLSKMKRIISDIKETELKSFPSYFHPDPESYVNDHLVIGSNGTFISKSFYETISWKHYNNSTRILIGHYFNNYTLATQTLDGDNPLNPSIIEDIISHVMEKCKVGRDFVRDVISSICADEANRRKKT